The following are encoded in a window of Sminthopsis crassicaudata isolate SCR6 chromosome 5, ASM4859323v1, whole genome shotgun sequence genomic DNA:
- the TUBA1B gene encoding tubulin alpha-1B chain codes for MRECISIHVGQAGVQIGNACWELYCLEHGIQPDGQMPSDKTIGGGDDSFNTFFSETGAGKHVPRAVFVDLEPTVIDEVRTGTYRQLFHPEQLITGKEDAANNYARGHYTIGKEIIDLVLDRIRKLADQCTGLQGFLVFHSFGGGTGSGFTSLLMERLSVDYGKKSKLEFSIYPAPQVSTAVVEPYNSILTTHTTLEHSDCAFMVDNEAIYDICRRNLDIERPTYTNLNRLISQIVSSITASLRFDGALNVDLTEFQTNLVPYPRIHFPLATYAPVISAEKAYHEQLSVAEITNACFEPANQMVKCDPRHGKYMACCLLYRGDVVPKDVNAAIATIKTKRSIQFVDWCPTGFKVGINYQPPTVVPGGDLAKVQRAVCMLSNTTAIAEAWARLDHKFDLMYAKRAFVHWYVGEGMEEGEFSEAREDMAALEKDYEEVGVDSVEGEGEEEGEEY; via the exons ATG CGTGAGTGCATCTCTATCCACGTTGGCCAAGCCGGTGTCCAGATTGGCAATGCCTGCTGGGAGTTGTACTGCCTGGAACATGGTATCCAGCCTGATGGTCAGATGCCAAGTGACAAGACTATTGGGGGAGGAGATGACTCCTTTAACACCTTCTTCAGTGAAACAGGAGCTGGCAAACATGTCCCCAGAGCAGTGTTTGTAGATCTGGAACCAACTGTCATTG ATGAAGTTCGTACTGGAACCTACCGCCAGCTCTTCCATCCTGAACAGCTGATCACTGGCAAGGAAGATGCTGCCAATAACTATGCCCGTGGGCACTACACTATTGGCAAGGAAATCATTGACCTGGTTCTAGACAGGATTCGGAAGCTG GCTGATCAGTGCACAGGTCTTCAAGGCTTCTTGGTTTTCCACAGCTTTGGTGGTGGGACTGGTTCTGGTTTCACCTCTCTGCTGATGGAACGTCTGTCTGTTGATTATGGCAAGAAGTCCAAGCTGGAATTCTCCATCTATCCAGCCCCTCAGGTTTCCACAGCTGTAGTTGAGCCCTACAACTCCATTCTGACCACCCACACCACCCTGGAGCACTCTGATTGTGCCTTCATGGTAGACAATGAGGCTATCTATGATATCTGCCGCAGAAACCTTGACATTGAACGCCCAACCTACACTAATCTGAATCGCCTTATTAGCCAAATTGTGTCCTCCATCACTGCCTCTCTCCGATTTGATGGTGCCCTGAATGTTGATCTGACAGAGTTCCAGACCAACCTGGTGCCCTATCCCCGTATCCATTTCCCTCTGGCCACATATGCCCCAGTCATCTCTGCTGAGAAAGCCTACCATGAGCAGCTCTCTGTAGCAGAGATCACCAATGCTTGCTTTGAGCCTGCCAACCAGATGGTGAAATGTGACCCTCGCCACGGTAAATACATGGCTTGCTGCCTGCTCTACCGTGGTGATGTGGTTCCCAAAGATGTCAATGCTGCTATTGCCACCATCAAGACAAAGCGTAGCATCCAATTTGTGGATTGGTGTCCAACTGGCTTCAAGGTTGGCATCAATTACCAGCCTCCCACTGTGGTTCCTGGGGGTGACCTGGCCAAGGTACAGCGGGCTGTGTGCATGTTGAGCAATACCACAGCCATTGCTGAGGCCTGGGCTCGCCTGGACCACAAATTCGATCTGATGTATGCCAAGCGTGCCTTTGTGCACTGGTATGTAGGGGAAGGCATGGAGGAAGGAGAATTCTCTGAGGCACGGGAGGATATGGCTGCCCTGGAGAAAGATTATGAGGAGGTTGGTGTGGATTCTGTTGAAGGAGAGggtgaagaagaaggagaagagtaTTAG